A stretch of DNA from Dehalobacterium formicoaceticum:
ACAGGTTCATTGCCATGATGCCGGCAAATATTTGAGCCTGCTTTTTCCATAATCGGTAATTTGATAATCGATGACCAATTCACCGGCGGAATCAAACTCAGCTTTAGTAGTCTCAATCATACCGACGGCCCGCAAAGAATCTAAATGATTGGAAAGCATCTTATTATTAAACTGTCCATCAGAGCCGTATTCTTCTTTTAAATCCTTCATCAGATTTAATACCGAAAAGGGAGACTTTGATTTTGATGCATAGTGAAGAATGCGGAATTTCAACGGTAATAAGTCTGCCATTATGATCGCCTCCTAATTTCTTAATTTTAACAGTTCTCTAGGATTAGCTACTACCAATATCGTACCGAAAGTAATAATGACAGC
This window harbors:
- a CDS encoding DNA-binding protein, with translation MADLLPLKFRILHYASKSKSPFSVLNLMKDLKEEYGSDGQFNNKMLSNHLDSLRAVGMIETTKAEFDSAGELVIDYQITDYGKSRLKYLPASWQ